In Peromyscus eremicus chromosome 2, PerEre_H2_v1, whole genome shotgun sequence, a single genomic region encodes these proteins:
- the Svbp gene encoding small vasohibin-binding protein isoform X1, whose translation MTAVPLCRKLRLRSKEETGLGTHSEVRADQEAFRSQAMDPPGRKEKSKVKEPAFRVEKAKQKSAQQELKQRQRAEIYALNRVMTELEQQQFDEFCKQMQPPGE comes from the exons ATGACTGCTGTCCCATTGTGcaggaaactgagactcagaagtAAGGAGGAGACTGGACTAGGAACGCACAGCGAG GTCAGAGCTGACCAAGAAGCATTCAGAAGCCAAGCCATGGATCCACCTGGCcggaaagaaaaatccaaagttAAAGAACCTGCCTTCAGAGTGGAGAAGGCTAAGCAGAAATCTGCGCAGCAGGAGCTGAAGCAAAGACAAAGAGCAGAG ATCTACGCTCTCAACAGAGTCATGACAGAGCTGGAGCAGCAGCAGTTTGATGAGTTCTGTAAGCAAATGCAGCCACCTGGGGAGTGA
- the Svbp gene encoding small vasohibin-binding protein isoform X2: MDPPGRKEKSKVKEPAFRVEKAKQKSAQQELKQRQRAEIYALNRVMTELEQQQFDEFCKQMQPPGE, translated from the exons ATGGATCCACCTGGCcggaaagaaaaatccaaagttAAAGAACCTGCCTTCAGAGTGGAGAAGGCTAAGCAGAAATCTGCGCAGCAGGAGCTGAAGCAAAGACAAAGAGCAGAG ATCTACGCTCTCAACAGAGTCATGACAGAGCTGGAGCAGCAGCAGTTTGATGAGTTCTGTAAGCAAATGCAGCCACCTGGGGAGTGA